One region of Priestia megaterium genomic DNA includes:
- a CDS encoding MFS transporter has protein sequence MPLLKKVVGDIEVSKDLLLLLIIGGLYALAISISNSFVNIYLWKQSGEFSDLAIYNLAVVVLQPLTFILAGKWAKRIDRVVVLRLGVSFLAVFYIAVLVSGANAAEYLVLLGGLLGIGYGFYWLAFNVLTFEITEPDTRDFFNGFLGILNSFAGMIGPLGAGFVISALYESLGYKIVFGVSLLLFVGAVVLSFFITRRAAEGVYKFKEVWAERKVNKDWNRILQAHFFQGLREGTFIFVVSVMVFITTGSELALGTYGLVNSAVAFVGYYVASRFIKQKNRLRFIFTGGLLLYGAVFLLIFNLSYPKLIIYAVCIAIAYPILLVPFISLTYDVIGRAKDVVSKRIEYIVVREVFLNIGRVVSISLFLIAVLFFDEAKSIPILLAIVGAGHTIIYFCVRHISQPLHKKETTVTPPVLNEGDGESPA, from the coding sequence ATGCCTTTATTAAAAAAAGTAGTTGGAGATATAGAAGTTAGTAAAGATTTACTTTTGCTTTTAATTATAGGCGGTCTTTATGCCTTGGCTATTTCAATTTCCAATTCGTTTGTTAACATTTATCTGTGGAAACAATCAGGCGAATTTTCGGATCTCGCTATTTATAATTTAGCGGTAGTGGTGCTTCAGCCGCTTACGTTTATTTTAGCAGGTAAATGGGCCAAACGAATTGACCGGGTTGTGGTTTTAAGGTTAGGCGTATCTTTTTTAGCTGTTTTTTATATCGCTGTATTGGTCAGTGGAGCTAACGCAGCCGAGTATTTAGTATTGCTTGGTGGACTGCTGGGTATAGGATATGGCTTTTATTGGCTAGCTTTTAATGTGCTAACTTTTGAAATTACAGAACCTGATACAAGAGACTTTTTTAACGGATTTTTAGGGATCTTAAACTCTTTTGCAGGGATGATTGGTCCTTTAGGAGCGGGCTTTGTTATTTCCGCTTTGTATGAATCACTTGGGTATAAAATTGTGTTTGGTGTATCTCTGCTATTGTTTGTCGGTGCCGTTGTGCTTAGTTTTTTTATTACAAGACGCGCAGCTGAAGGAGTATACAAATTTAAAGAAGTGTGGGCTGAACGAAAAGTCAACAAAGACTGGAATCGAATATTACAGGCTCATTTCTTTCAAGGATTGCGTGAAGGTACGTTCATTTTTGTCGTATCCGTCATGGTATTTATTACGACGGGAAGTGAATTAGCTTTAGGAACTTATGGACTGGTGAATTCAGCGGTGGCGTTTGTAGGATACTATGTAGCCTCAAGATTTATTAAGCAAAAAAATCGCCTTCGATTTATTTTCACCGGGGGCCTCCTTCTCTATGGAGCAGTCTTTTTGCTTATCTTTAACTTATCGTATCCAAAGTTAATTATATATGCTGTTTGTATTGCTATTGCCTATCCTATTTTGTTGGTTCCATTCATTTCTCTAACGTACGATGTGATTGGACGAGCAAAGGACGTTGTTTCAAAAAGAATCGAATACATTGTTGTCAGAGAAGTATTTCTGAATATTGGGCGGGTCGTTTCCATATCTTTATTTTTAATAGCCGTACTATTTTTTGATGAAGCAAAAAGTATTCCCATTTTATTAGCTATTGTTGGAGCAGGGCATACGATCATTTATTTTTGTGTAAGACATATCTCACAGCCTCTGCACAAAAAAGAAACGACTGTTACTCCTCCAGTATTAAATGAAGGAGACGGAGAGTCTCCAGCTTAG
- the sodA gene encoding superoxide dismutase SodA — protein sequence MAYKLPELPYAYDALEPHIDKETMNIHHTKHHNTYVTNLNAAVEGKADLESKSIEELISNLDAVPEDIRTAVRNNGGGHANHSLFWTILCPNGGGAPTGELADAIASKFGSFDQFKEEFANAAKTRFGSGWAWLVVNNGQLEVTSTPNQDSPLMEGKTPILGLDVWEHAYYLNYQNRRPDYISAFFNVVKWDEVAKRYDAAK from the coding sequence ATGGCTTACAAATTACCAGAACTACCTTATGCATACGATGCACTGGAACCACATATCGACAAAGAAACAATGAATATTCACCACACAAAACATCACAACACATATGTTACAAACCTAAACGCTGCTGTTGAAGGCAAAGCGGATTTAGAAAGCAAAAGTATTGAAGAGTTAATTTCAAACTTAGATGCTGTTCCTGAAGATATCCGTACAGCAGTACGCAATAACGGTGGCGGTCATGCGAACCACTCATTATTTTGGACAATCCTTTGCCCTAACGGCGGCGGTGCTCCAACTGGTGAATTAGCAGACGCTATCGCTAGCAAATTCGGCAGCTTTGATCAATTCAAAGAAGAATTTGCAAATGCAGCTAAAACTCGCTTCGGTTCTGGCTGGGCTTGGTTAGTTGTAAACAACGGCCAATTAGAAGTAACAAGCACACCAAACCAAGATAGCCCATTAATGGAAGGCAAAACGCCAATTCTTGGTCTAGACGTTTGGGAGCACGCTTACTACTTAAATTATCAAAACCGCCGTCCAGATTACATTTCAGCATTCTTTAATGTTGTAAAATGGGACGAAGTTGCTAAGCGTTACGACGCTGCAAAATAA